From the Leucobacter tenebrionis genome, one window contains:
- a CDS encoding diacylglycerol/lipid kinase family protein: MNEKVGIVWNPSKVEGEELREAFERALEGAFAADRDRPECQWFETTEEDPGQGAASAAIDAGCGLVIAAGGDGTVRAVAERLGESGSPAADLGIVPLGTGNLLARNLGVPLGDARAAFERALTGSGSPLDLGEVVITRAPAGEGESGPDAAGTGESEEPGGSGDPAATAADSAGSERHGFVVMVGFGIDAQMIVETDDELKAKTGWLAYVESLGRAATGTEVVELSLQLDDDAPITESAHTVLVANCGSIQGGITLLPDAAPDDGELDLLVLRADDAGAWLDTMRNMVWDNGLKRLITGGDKAESSGSTAHLRARTVRAELPVPLAFEVDGDDVGSVSAFEVRILPAALRVR, from the coding sequence ATGAACGAGAAGGTCGGCATCGTCTGGAATCCGTCGAAGGTCGAGGGCGAAGAACTGCGTGAGGCGTTCGAGCGCGCGCTCGAGGGCGCCTTCGCGGCGGATCGGGATCGCCCCGAGTGCCAGTGGTTCGAGACGACCGAGGAGGATCCGGGCCAGGGCGCCGCCTCGGCCGCGATCGATGCCGGGTGCGGTCTCGTGATCGCGGCGGGCGGCGACGGCACGGTGCGCGCGGTGGCAGAGCGCCTCGGCGAGTCGGGATCACCGGCGGCAGATCTCGGGATCGTGCCGCTCGGCACGGGCAATCTGCTGGCCCGCAATCTGGGGGTGCCGCTCGGAGATGCCCGGGCCGCGTTCGAGCGCGCGCTGACGGGTTCGGGATCGCCGCTCGACCTCGGCGAGGTCGTCATCACGCGGGCGCCGGCCGGTGAGGGCGAGAGCGGGCCCGATGCGGCCGGCACGGGCGAGTCCGAGGAGCCGGGCGGATCCGGGGACCCTGCCGCGACGGCGGCGGATTCGGCGGGCTCCGAGCGCCACGGTTTTGTGGTCATGGTGGGTTTCGGCATCGACGCGCAGATGATCGTCGAGACCGACGACGAGCTGAAGGCGAAGACGGGCTGGCTGGCCTACGTCGAGTCGCTGGGGCGCGCCGCGACCGGCACCGAGGTCGTGGAGCTCTCGCTGCAGCTCGACGACGACGCCCCGATCACGGAGAGCGCGCACACGGTGCTGGTGGCGAACTGCGGCAGCATTCAGGGCGGGATCACGCTGCTGCCCGATGCCGCCCCCGACGACGGCGAGCTCGACCTGCTGGTGCTGCGCGCGGACGATGCGGGCGCCTGGCTCGACACCATGAGGAACATGGTGTGGGACAACGGCCTGAAGCGCCTCATCACGGGCGGCGACAAGGCCGAGAGTTCGGGATCCACCGCTCACCTGCGCGCCCGCACGGTGCGCGCGGAGCTGCCGGTGCCGCTCGCGTTCGAGGTCGACGGCGACGACGTGGGATCGGTGTCGGCATTCGAGGTGAGGATCCTGCCCGCCGCGCTCCGCGTGCGTTAG